A stretch of the Perca flavescens isolate YP-PL-M2 chromosome 3, PFLA_1.0, whole genome shotgun sequence genome encodes the following:
- the LOC114552933 gene encoding alpha-2-macroglobulin-like — protein MGHPGIQMWTWKLCVFLSWMCVGQAAAGPQYMVAIPAVLESGAETKFCASLLEPSETLEMSVTLMSEEANTTLLEKTSSIEFHTCIEFKVPLVQDEVVQNFEVEVRGDTFYSKEVRKVLIKVYQPMTFIQTDKPIYLPGQTVHFRVITLDTKLRPVNQLYDLIAMEDSNSNRIGQWLNETSSNRKILQLSYTLNSEAREGAYQVTVSIGSAKIQHSFKVEKYVLPKFDLQINAPDEVSIDQEEVKAEVCATYTYGQPVPGSVDLKVCRPLDAYVIPRPITPEHPEGIDVIPMPCYKETKQTDKRGCAAFSFAMSTFTRIAQKALQDVLQLSANMEEEGTGISRSQEKTTVISYVVGKLSFTDTPKIYNQGSNVEGKVKAVYYNNTPIPAMPVFLFEGERWSSRWLQNLTTDSDGVATFSLSTAAFKGDVHLQVRSRNYNL, from the exons ATGGGTCATCCTGGGATCCAGATGTGGACATGGAAACTGTGTGTCTTCTTGAGCTGGATGTGCGTGGGCCAAGCGGCGGCAGGACC GCAGTACATGGTAGCCATTCCTGCAGTTCTTGAATCTGGCGCTGAGACCAAATTCTGTGCCAGTCTCCTGGAGCCCAGCGAGACTCTGGAAATGAGCGTCACTCTGATGTCAGAAGAGGCGAATACAACCCTTCTGGAGAAGACCTCCAGTATAGAATTTCATACCTGCATTGAATTTAAG GTTCCTTTAGTGCAGGATGAAGTGGTGCAGAACTTTGAGGTGGAGGTACGAGGCGACACATTCTACTCTAAAGAAGTCCGAAAAGTTCTAATCAAAGTCTATCAACCAATGACCTTCATCCAAACGGATAAACCGATCTACCTCCCAGGACAAACGG TGCATTTCAGAGTCATCACACTGGATACCAAGTTAAGACCTGTCAATCAGCTG TACGATCTAATTGCAATGGAG GATTCTAACAGCAACAGGATTGGCCAGTGGCTGAATGAAACCTCCTCCAATAGGAAGATATTGCAGCTTTCTTACACCTTGAACTCTGAGGCCCGTGAAGGAGCCTACCAAGTTACTGTGTCGATTGGGTccgctaaaatacaacacagcttcaaggtggaaaaatatg TTTTGCCTAAATTTGACCTACAAATAAATGCACCTGATGAAGTAAGTATTGATCAGGAAGAAGTCAAAGCTGAAGTCTGTGCAAC GTATACATACGGACAGCCTGTGCCAGGCAGTGTTGACTTGAAGGTGTGCCGACCTCTTGATGCCTATGTTATACCCCGTCCAATCACCCCTGAACATCCAGAGGGAATCGATGTAATCCCGATGCCTTGCTACAAGGAGACAAAGCAG ACGGACAAGAGAGGCTGTGCCGCTTTCAGCTTCGCAATGTCAACTTTCACAAGAATTGCGCAGAAGGCTCTGCAAGATGTACTGCAACTCAGTGCAAATATGGAAGAGGAGGGGACAG GGATTTCACGCTCCCAAGAGAAGACTACGGTGATTTCTTATGTTGTTGGAAAGCTGTCTTTCACCGACACTCCCAAGATTTATAACCAAGGATCAAATGTGGAAGGAAAA GTTAAAGCGGTTTATTACAATAATACGCCCATTCCTGCCATGCCGGTGTTCCTGTTTGAGGGTGAAAGGTGGTCATCGCGTTGGTTACAGAATCTCACAACCGACAGTGATGGCGTCGCCACTTTCTCATTGAGCACAGCTGCCTTTAAAGGAGACGTCCACTTACAAGTAAGAAGTAGAAACTACAATCTGTAA